Proteins co-encoded in one Acidovorax sp. 69 genomic window:
- the urtB gene encoding urea ABC transporter permease subunit UrtB, whose protein sequence is MLSSLFSRLLACILLCATVQANALTAEQALAMAAGETDDRVAAVQQAVVDPSERIAAFLQALADDAVKVAGGKALIVRDDKGIDPVTGAEVPVPADAEDIINNNRMRGEIDTALAGLALFGKDETRRMAAAKALTKEPDAGRLPLLDKALALETNDNIKTQLELARAATLLGSDDAAQRITAAQALSLSATPDTRLLLNERATVEEDPKVKAALQTALKALDEKLAWGERLGAAFSGISLGSILLLVALGLAITYGLMGVINMAHGELMMIGAYATYVVQGIFQKYFPGAFDWYLVAALPLAFGASAAVGAVLERGVLRFLYGRPLETLLATWGISLVLMQLVRTIFGAQNVGVENPAWMSGGVQVLSNLTLPYNRLVIIGFAIAVLLGMGYLIGRTRLGLFVRGVTQNRPIASCMGVNTARIDTMAFALGSGIAGLAGCALSQVGNVGPDLGQSYIVDAFMVVVLGGVGQLAGTVYAALGLGVLNKFLEGWAGAVLAKIAVLVFIIIFIQKRPQGIFAVKGRTAD, encoded by the coding sequence ATGCTTTCCTCACTATTTTCCCGGCTGCTTGCCTGCATACTGTTGTGTGCCACGGTTCAAGCGAACGCCCTCACCGCTGAGCAGGCCCTGGCCATGGCCGCTGGCGAGACCGATGACCGTGTGGCCGCTGTGCAGCAGGCCGTGGTGGATCCCAGCGAGCGCATCGCCGCCTTTCTGCAGGCACTGGCTGACGATGCGGTGAAAGTGGCGGGCGGCAAGGCCTTGATCGTGCGTGACGACAAGGGCATCGACCCTGTGACTGGCGCCGAAGTGCCCGTGCCTGCCGATGCCGAAGACATCATCAACAACAACCGCATGCGCGGCGAGATCGACACGGCCCTGGCGGGCCTGGCGCTGTTTGGCAAAGACGAAACCCGGCGCATGGCCGCTGCCAAGGCGCTGACCAAAGAGCCCGATGCGGGGCGTTTGCCCTTGCTGGACAAGGCGCTTGCGCTGGAAACCAACGACAACATCAAGACCCAGCTGGAGCTGGCCCGCGCTGCCACGTTGCTGGGCAGTGACGACGCCGCACAGCGCATCACCGCTGCCCAGGCACTGTCACTCAGCGCCACGCCCGACACGCGCCTGCTGCTCAATGAGCGGGCCACGGTCGAAGAAGACCCCAAGGTCAAGGCCGCGCTGCAAACGGCCCTCAAGGCGCTGGATGAAAAACTGGCCTGGGGCGAGCGCCTGGGCGCTGCGTTCTCGGGCATCAGCCTGGGCTCCATCCTGCTGCTGGTGGCGCTGGGCCTGGCCATCACCTACGGCCTCATGGGCGTCATCAACATGGCCCATGGTGAGCTGATGATGATTGGCGCCTATGCCACCTATGTGGTGCAAGGCATCTTTCAAAAGTATTTTCCGGGCGCGTTTGACTGGTATCTGGTCGCTGCGCTGCCGCTGGCCTTTGGCGCATCCGCCGCCGTGGGCGCGGTGCTGGAGCGTGGCGTGCTGCGCTTTCTGTACGGCCGCCCGCTGGAGACGTTGCTGGCCACCTGGGGCATCAGCCTGGTGCTGATGCAACTGGTGCGCACGATTTTTGGCGCGCAGAACGTGGGGGTGGAGAACCCTGCGTGGATGAGTGGCGGGGTGCAGGTGCTCTCCAACCTCACGCTGCCCTACAACCGGCTGGTCATCATCGGCTTTGCCATCGCCGTGCTGCTGGGCATGGGCTACCTGATCGGCCGCACGCGCCTGGGCTTGTTTGTGCGCGGCGTCACCCAAAACCGCCCCATCGCGTCGTGCATGGGCGTGAACACCGCACGCATCGACACCATGGCCTTTGCGCTGGGCTCGGGCATCGCGGGCCTGGCAGGTTGTGCTTTGAGCCAGGTGGGCAACGTGGGCCCCGACCTGGGCCAGAGCTACATCGTCGATGCCTTCATGGTGGTGGTATTGGGCGGCGTGGGCCAGCTGGCAGGCACGGTGTATGCGGCGCTGGGCCTGGGTGTGCTCAACAAATTTCTGGAAGGCTGGGCGGGTGCGGTGCTGGCCAAGATTGCAGTTCTGGTGTTCATCATCATCTTCATCCAGAAGCGGCCCCAGGGCATCTTTGCGGTCAAGGGCCGCACCGCAGATTGA
- the urtA gene encoding urea ABC transporter substrate-binding protein yields MQRRYSLKALAAVATLAGLSALPAYAQDTIKVGILHSLSGTMAISETVLKDTVLMAIDEINAKGGVLGKKLEPVVVDPASNWPLFAEKTKQLLGQDKVSVIFGCWTSVSRKSVLPVVEEMNGLLFYPVQYEGEELSKNVFYTGAAPNQQAIPAVDYLMSKDGGSAKRWVLLGTDYVYPRTTNKILRAYLKSKGVKDSDIDEKYTPFGHSDYQTIVADIKKFSQGGKTAVVSTINGDSNVPFYKELGNAGLKAKDVPVVAFSVGEEELRGVDTKPLVGHLAAWNYFQSIKSPENTAFMKKWGDYAKAKGIAGHKDKPLTNDPMEATYIGINMWKQAVEKAKSTDVDKVIAAMAGQTFKAPSGIVSKMDEKNHHLHKSVFIGEIKADGQFNVVWKTPGPVKAKPWSPYIEGNDKKKDEPEKK; encoded by the coding sequence ATGCAACGTCGTTATTCCCTCAAGGCCCTCGCGGCCGTCGCTACGCTCGCTGGCCTGTCGGCTCTGCCCGCCTACGCACAGGACACCATCAAGGTCGGCATCTTGCACAGCCTCTCGGGCACCATGGCCATTTCGGAAACTGTGTTGAAAGACACCGTGCTGATGGCCATCGACGAGATCAACGCCAAGGGCGGCGTGCTGGGCAAGAAGCTCGAACCCGTGGTGGTGGACCCTGCCTCCAACTGGCCTCTGTTCGCTGAAAAGACCAAGCAACTGCTGGGCCAGGACAAGGTCTCGGTCATCTTCGGTTGCTGGACCTCGGTGAGCCGTAAGTCGGTACTGCCGGTGGTCGAAGAAATGAACGGCCTGCTGTTCTACCCCGTGCAATATGAAGGTGAAGAGCTGTCCAAGAACGTGTTCTACACCGGTGCCGCGCCCAACCAGCAGGCCATCCCTGCGGTGGACTACCTGATGAGCAAGGACGGCGGCAGCGCCAAGCGCTGGGTGCTGCTGGGCACCGACTACGTCTATCCCCGCACCACCAACAAGATCCTGCGCGCTTACCTCAAGTCCAAGGGCGTGAAGGATTCCGACATCGACGAAAAGTACACGCCGTTTGGTCACAGCGATTACCAGACCATCGTGGCCGACATCAAGAAGTTCAGCCAGGGCGGCAAGACGGCGGTGGTCTCCACCATCAACGGCGACTCGAATGTGCCTTTCTACAAGGAACTGGGCAACGCGGGCCTGAAGGCCAAGGACGTGCCCGTGGTCGCATTCAGCGTGGGCGAAGAAGAGCTGCGCGGCGTGGACACCAAGCCGCTCGTGGGCCACCTGGCCGCCTGGAACTACTTCCAGTCCATCAAGAGCCCAGAGAACACCGCGTTCATGAAGAAGTGGGGCGACTACGCCAAAGCCAAGGGCATCGCTGGACACAAGGACAAGCCGCTCACCAACGACCCGATGGAAGCCACCTACATCGGCATCAACATGTGGAAGCAAGCGGTTGAAAAGGCCAAGAGCACCGATGTGGACAAGGTCATCGCCGCCATGGCCGGCCAGACCTTCAAGGCGCCGTCGGGCATCGTCTCCAAGATGGACGAGAAGAACCACCACCTGCACAAGAGCGTGTTCATCGGCGAGATCAAGGCCGACGGCCAGTTCAACGTGGTGTGGAAGACCCCTGGCCCTGTGAAGGCCAAGCCATGGAGCCCTTACATCGAAGGCAACGACAAGAAGAAGGACGAGCCCGAAAAGAAGTAA
- a CDS encoding dicarboxylate/amino acid:cation symporter, producing MQPSHSTPKKLPLYRSLYIQVLTAVVVGVLLGHFYPALGEQMKPLGDGFIKLIKMIIAPIIFCTVVIGIAGMEDMKKVGKTGGLALLYFEVVSSVALVIGLIFVNVLQPGAGMNVDASTLDTKSIAAYTGPGKMTTTTDFLLNIIPTTLIDAFAKGEILQVLLIAVMFGFALHRFGGRGTLVFDMIEKTSHVLFTIVGYIMKVAPIGAFGAMSFTIGKYGVGTLLSLGKLMGVFYLTCLIFIFVVLGTIAKFHGFSIWKFIKYIKEELLIVLGTSSSESVLPRMMEKMELLGAKKSTVGLVIPTGYSFNLDGTSIYLTMAAVFIAQATNTPMTLTQEITLLAVLLLTSKGAAGITGSGFIVLAATLSAVGTVPVAGLALILGIDRFMSEARALTNLIGNGVATLVVAKWTGDLDTEQLDKHLNNPGWQDAQEPEVLLDKNTAHMDTSARP from the coding sequence ATGCAACCCAGCCATTCCACGCCCAAAAAGCTGCCCCTCTACCGATCCCTTTACATCCAGGTGCTCACCGCCGTGGTGGTGGGGGTTCTGCTGGGGCACTTCTACCCGGCCCTGGGCGAGCAGATGAAGCCCCTGGGTGATGGTTTCATCAAGCTGATCAAGATGATCATCGCGCCCATCATCTTCTGCACCGTGGTGATCGGTATCGCGGGCATGGAAGACATGAAGAAGGTGGGCAAGACTGGCGGGCTGGCTCTGTTGTACTTCGAGGTCGTGAGTTCGGTGGCCCTCGTCATTGGCCTGATCTTCGTCAACGTGTTGCAGCCGGGCGCGGGAATGAACGTGGATGCCTCGACGCTGGACACCAAGTCCATCGCGGCCTACACCGGCCCCGGCAAGATGACCACCACCACGGACTTCCTGCTGAACATCATCCCCACCACGCTGATCGACGCCTTCGCCAAGGGCGAGATCCTGCAGGTGTTGCTGATCGCGGTGATGTTCGGCTTTGCGCTGCACCGCTTCGGTGGCCGCGGCACGCTGGTTTTTGACATGATCGAGAAGACCTCGCACGTGCTGTTCACCATCGTGGGCTACATCATGAAAGTGGCCCCCATCGGCGCTTTCGGTGCGATGTCGTTCACCATTGGCAAGTATGGCGTGGGCACGCTGCTGTCCCTGGGCAAGCTCATGGGCGTGTTCTACCTGACCTGCCTGATCTTCATCTTCGTGGTGTTGGGCACGATTGCCAAGTTCCACGGCTTCTCGATCTGGAAGTTCATCAAGTACATCAAGGAAGAGCTTCTCATCGTGCTGGGCACCTCGTCCAGCGAATCGGTGCTGCCGCGCATGATGGAAAAGATGGAGCTGCTGGGCGCCAAAAAATCCACCGTGGGCCTGGTGATTCCCACTGGCTACTCGTTCAACCTGGACGGCACCTCTATCTACCTGACCATGGCGGCCGTGTTCATTGCCCAGGCCACCAATACGCCCATGACACTGACACAGGAGATCACGCTGCTGGCCGTGTTGCTGCTCACCTCCAAGGGCGCAGCGGGCATCACGGGCAGCGGCTTCATCGTGCTGGCGGCCACGCTGTCGGCGGTGGGCACGGTGCCGGTGGCGGGCCTGGCACTGATCCTGGGCATTGACCGCTTCATGTCCGAAGCCCGCGCACTGACCAACCTGATCGGCAACGGTGTGGCCACCCTGGTGGTGGCCAAGTGGACGGGTGACCTCGATACCGAGCAACTCGACAAGCACCTGAACAACCCCGGCTGGCAGGACGCCCAGGAGCCCGAGGTGCTGCTGGACAAAAACACGGCCCACATGGACACTTCGGCCCGACCCTGA
- a CDS encoding xanthine dehydrogenase family protein molybdopterin-binding subunit, producing the protein MVKRRTVLLGGGATAGALVIGWGVMPPRQRLHTAQRLPPAPGQVALNGWLKVDADNTVTVMMAKSEMGQGTHTGLAAILAEELDADWAQVRLEMAPIDDIYNNLATVVDGLPFHPDNDGTIKAVAGWLTAKTMREVGVMMTGGSSSIKDLWQPMREAGAHARALLISAAAAQWKVQAAECTTNAGWVEHAAGQRATFGELAAIAAQQPLPGKVTLKKPAAFKLIGKPLKRIEAASKLNGTAVFGIDANPPGLLHASVVMCPTRGGKVARFDGAAAQALPGVKKVLAVPPFHGGTGAVAVIADTPWHAKKAAAAVTVEWDHGPAATLSSAAVMTQLVQALDQAQGFGYHSVGDVDTAMQAATTTLTADYHAPYLAHAAMEPINCTAQFKDGTATVWTSTQVPGLARMAAAKALGIDDNQVTVHQLLLGGGFGRRLEVDYVAQAAAIARAADGAPVQTLWSREQDTQHDFYRPACVARFKAGLDAQGQLVAWHNVSAGQAIVPQVLARTFGLPGAGPDKTTSEGAFDQPYEWPHARIAHEIIDLPLPVGFWRSVGHSHQAFFKESFVDEAAHAVKQDPVAFRAALLQKHPRHLRVLKTAAELAGWGTPLAANATGTRRARGIALHQSFGSIVAQVAEVSVGPDKALRVHRVVCVIDCGAAVNPNLITQQMESAVVFGLTAAVHGEVTIKDGQVQQSNLHDYPLLRMADCPQIETHIIASAEPPEGVGEPGVPPIAPAVANAVFALTGQRLRALPLKLS; encoded by the coding sequence ATGGTGAAACGACGCACAGTGCTTCTCGGCGGCGGCGCAACAGCTGGCGCGCTGGTCATCGGCTGGGGAGTGATGCCCCCACGACAGCGCCTTCACACTGCGCAGCGCCTGCCCCCGGCGCCCGGGCAGGTGGCGCTCAACGGCTGGCTCAAGGTGGATGCGGACAACACGGTGACCGTGATGATGGCCAAGTCTGAAATGGGCCAAGGCACACACACCGGCCTGGCCGCGATCCTGGCCGAGGAGCTGGACGCCGACTGGGCCCAGGTGCGGCTGGAGATGGCGCCCATCGATGACATCTACAACAACCTGGCCACTGTGGTGGACGGCCTGCCGTTTCACCCAGACAACGACGGCACGATCAAGGCCGTGGCAGGCTGGCTCACCGCCAAAACCATGCGCGAGGTGGGTGTGATGATGACGGGCGGCTCGTCCAGCATCAAGGACTTGTGGCAACCCATGCGCGAGGCCGGTGCCCACGCCCGCGCCCTGTTGATCAGCGCCGCCGCCGCGCAGTGGAAAGTGCAGGCGGCCGAATGCACCACCAACGCAGGCTGGGTGGAGCACGCTGCCGGTCAACGTGCCACGTTTGGCGAACTGGCCGCAATCGCAGCGCAGCAGCCATTGCCGGGCAAGGTCACGCTCAAAAAACCCGCCGCATTCAAACTCATTGGCAAACCGCTGAAGCGCATCGAGGCGGCCTCCAAGCTCAACGGCACTGCGGTGTTTGGCATCGATGCCAACCCGCCCGGCCTGCTGCACGCCAGTGTGGTGATGTGCCCCACGCGCGGCGGCAAGGTGGCCCGCTTTGACGGTGCCGCCGCACAGGCGTTGCCGGGCGTGAAGAAGGTGCTGGCAGTGCCCCCCTTTCACGGCGGCACCGGCGCGGTGGCCGTGATTGCCGACACACCCTGGCACGCCAAGAAGGCGGCGGCGGCCGTCACCGTAGAGTGGGACCACGGCCCGGCCGCCACGCTGTCGAGTGCCGCCGTCATGACCCAGCTGGTCCAGGCGCTGGACCAGGCCCAGGGCTTTGGTTACCACAGCGTGGGCGACGTGGACACCGCCATGCAAGCAGCCACCACCACCCTCACCGCCGACTACCACGCGCCCTACCTGGCCCACGCCGCGATGGAACCCATCAATTGCACGGCGCAGTTCAAGGACGGTACTGCCACTGTGTGGACATCGACCCAGGTGCCGGGCCTGGCGCGCATGGCGGCCGCCAAGGCCCTGGGCATTGACGACAACCAGGTGACCGTGCACCAACTGCTGCTGGGTGGTGGCTTTGGCCGACGGCTGGAGGTGGACTACGTGGCCCAGGCCGCCGCGATTGCCAGGGCCGCCGATGGCGCGCCGGTGCAAACCCTGTGGTCCCGCGAGCAGGACACGCAGCACGACTTCTACCGCCCCGCCTGCGTGGCCCGTTTCAAGGCGGGGCTGGACGCGCAAGGCCAACTGGTGGCCTGGCACAACGTATCGGCCGGCCAGGCCATCGTGCCGCAGGTACTGGCCCGCACCTTTGGCCTGCCCGGCGCCGGGCCCGACAAGACCACGTCCGAAGGCGCGTTCGACCAGCCCTACGAGTGGCCCCATGCACGCATCGCCCACGAGATCATCGACCTGCCACTGCCCGTGGGCTTCTGGCGCTCGGTGGGGCATTCGCACCAGGCGTTCTTCAAAGAGAGTTTTGTCGACGAGGCGGCCCACGCGGTCAAACAAGACCCGGTGGCTTTCCGCGCCGCGCTCCTCCAGAAGCACCCGCGCCACCTGCGTGTGCTCAAAACTGCCGCAGAGCTGGCTGGCTGGGGCACGCCCCTGGCCGCCAATGCCACGGGCACCCGGCGCGCGCGGGGCATCGCGCTGCACCAGTCGTTCGGCTCGATCGTGGCGCAGGTGGCCGAAGTGTCGGTGGGGCCTGACAAGGCCCTGCGCGTGCACCGCGTGGTGTGTGTGATCGACTGCGGCGCAGCGGTCAACCCCAATCTCATCACCCAGCAGATGGAAAGCGCCGTAGTGTTCGGCCTCACTGCGGCAGTGCATGGCGAAGTGACCATCAAAGACGGCCAGGTGCAGCAAAGCAACCTGCACGACTACCCCCTGCTGCGCATGGCCGATTGCCCTCAGATCGAGACCCACATCATCGCCAGCGCCGAACCGCCCGAGGGCGTGGGCGAACCCGGTGTGCCCCCCATCGCACCCGCCGTGGCCAATGCGGTGTTTGCCTTGACCGGCCAACGCCTGCGCGCATTGCCCCTCAAGCTCAGCTGA
- a CDS encoding (2Fe-2S)-binding protein, producing MTTTITLNGQPIAVHAEPDTPLLWVLRGELQMNGTKFGCGMALCGACTVHLNGEPVRACITPLSAVGNAPVTTIEGLQGPEATALREAWTAVDVAQCGYCQSGQLMSACALLKKTPRPSDADIAAAMSGNACRCGTYPRIRAAIHQAAGNKVA from the coding sequence ATGACCACCACCATCACCCTCAACGGCCAACCCATCGCCGTCCATGCCGAACCCGACACGCCCCTGCTGTGGGTGCTGCGCGGCGAGCTGCAGATGAACGGCACCAAGTTTGGCTGCGGCATGGCCCTGTGCGGCGCCTGCACCGTGCACCTGAACGGCGAGCCCGTGCGTGCCTGTATCACGCCCCTCTCTGCGGTCGGCAATGCCCCTGTGACCACCATCGAAGGCCTGCAGGGCCCCGAAGCCACGGCGCTGCGCGAGGCGTGGACGGCGGTCGACGTGGCCCAATGTGGCTACTGCCAGAGCGGACAGCTGATGTCCGCCTGCGCACTGCTCAAGAAAACGCCACGGCCCAGCGACGCCGACATCGCTGCCGCCATGTCGGGCAACGCCTGCCGCTGCGGCACCTACCCGCGCATCCGCGCGGCCATCCACCAGGCGGCGGGGAACAAAGTGGCTTGA
- a CDS encoding sensor domain-containing diguanylate cyclase — translation MGEKEDLNRERLELVLEAAGLDLWENDLVTGQVTHKAVKTFLELGFTEDEMVSGLQDIYGLFHPGDLEVVRQAVAAHVAGTTPQYRAEFRLRSKAGEWIWFANYGRIMDRSSATPGKRLIGVTFNIHDRKQKEDEIAQINQQLVAQNQLLQELNAALERLAANDALTGLANRRTLMELGANEYKRSVRFDHPLSLLVVDIDLFKAVNDAWGHLAGDRVICAVAQACAGRRRSGVDIVARFGGEEFVIVLPETDGASALHAAESLRYEVAALRVPVNDTGATVSVTVSVGVATLRKGACLDFEALVNLADQALYRAKESGRNVVHCDESHCGGTDAAHSLNGPQGDARGARLN, via the coding sequence ATGGGTGAAAAGGAAGACCTGAACAGGGAGCGGCTGGAGCTGGTGCTGGAGGCCGCCGGGCTGGACCTGTGGGAGAACGACCTGGTGACCGGCCAGGTCACCCACAAGGCGGTCAAGACCTTCCTGGAGCTGGGATTTACCGAGGACGAGATGGTGTCGGGCCTGCAGGACATCTACGGTCTGTTTCATCCGGGTGACCTGGAGGTCGTGCGCCAGGCGGTGGCCGCCCATGTGGCGGGCACAACGCCGCAGTACCGTGCGGAGTTCCGGCTGCGCTCCAAGGCGGGCGAATGGATCTGGTTTGCCAATTACGGCCGCATCATGGACCGCAGCAGCGCCACCCCGGGCAAACGCCTGATCGGGGTCACTTTCAACATCCACGACCGCAAGCAGAAAGAAGACGAAATTGCGCAGATCAACCAGCAGCTGGTGGCGCAGAACCAGCTGTTGCAAGAGCTGAACGCGGCGCTGGAGCGGCTCGCAGCCAACGATGCGCTGACGGGCTTGGCCAACCGGCGCACGCTCATGGAGCTGGGGGCCAATGAATACAAGCGTTCCGTGCGGTTTGATCACCCGCTGTCGTTGCTGGTGGTGGACATCGATCTGTTCAAGGCGGTCAATGACGCCTGGGGACATCTGGCTGGCGACCGGGTGATCTGCGCGGTGGCCCAGGCCTGTGCCGGGCGCAGGCGCAGCGGCGTGGACATCGTGGCCCGCTTCGGGGGCGAGGAATTCGTCATCGTGTTGCCCGAAACCGATGGCGCCAGCGCCCTGCACGCGGCGGAATCCTTGCGGTACGAAGTGGCGGCGCTGCGGGTGCCGGTCAATGACACAGGGGCCACGGTCTCGGTCACGGTGAGCGTTGGTGTGGCCACCTTGCGCAAGGGTGCGTGCCTGGATTTTGAAGCGCTGGTGAACCTGGCGGACCAGGCGCTGTATCGCGCGAAGGAGTCAGGGCGCAACGTGGTGCACTGCGACGAGTCGCACTGCGGCGGTACGGATGCCGCGCATTCGCTCAACGGCCCGCAAGGCGATGCCCGTGGGGCGCGGCTGAACTGA
- a CDS encoding DUF3334 family protein: protein MSTPEKSTVYSTEDLLISLCNSVTRVLGVATHSQIHYSGMVQRISKTCLKPDIGCFVLFDGGFSGLVIINFSAQAAMELYANYLLNMGMSKDDLVSSYTSDEVSNVMGELMNQVVGDFTGKVRRELQTHITQNQPKMLVLNKQVQLSVDANLDKPEARRVTFYTSNNNIFYLELAIDRTEFIKLYDFEAQEVPDADALMAQSQEAPPVPAPLPAGQDDTDALLKSLGM from the coding sequence ATGAGCACCCCCGAAAAATCCACCGTCTACAGCACTGAAGACCTCCTGATCAGCCTGTGCAACTCCGTCACCCGCGTGCTGGGCGTGGCCACGCACAGCCAGATCCACTACTCCGGCATGGTGCAGCGCATCAGCAAGACCTGCCTGAAACCCGACATCGGCTGCTTTGTGCTGTTCGATGGCGGCTTCTCGGGGCTGGTGATCATCAACTTCTCGGCCCAGGCGGCCATGGAGTTGTACGCCAACTACCTGCTGAACATGGGCATGTCCAAGGATGACCTGGTCAGCTCCTACACGTCCGACGAAGTGAGCAACGTGATGGGCGAGCTGATGAACCAGGTGGTGGGCGACTTCACTGGCAAGGTGCGCCGCGAACTGCAGACCCACATCACCCAGAACCAGCCCAAGATGCTGGTGCTGAACAAGCAGGTGCAGCTCTCCGTGGACGCCAACCTCGACAAGCCCGAGGCCCGCCGCGTGACCTTCTACACCAGCAACAACAATATCTTCTATCTGGAACTGGCCATCGATCGCACCGAGTTCATCAAACTCTACGACTTTGAAGCCCAGGAAGTGCCGGACGCCGACGCACTCATGGCGCAGTCACAAGAAGCCCCCCCCGTGCCCGCACCACTGCCCGCTGGGCAAGACGACACCGATGCGCTGCTCAAGTCGTTGGGCATGTGA
- a CDS encoding DMT family transporter, with protein MSASPSAAARGAFWRGLYQRPALLLIVTTLIWGSNAVAARLAVGHVSPMMLTTARWSIACIALWFVARQQVAQHLPALRGRWTYLALMGVSGFTAFNALFYAAAHHTTAVNLALIQGMIPVLVLLGGVLFLGLRVTALQMAGVVITLAGVAIVASRGTWAVLAALDFNRGDLWILLASVLYAGYTLGLRSRPPVPPLVFFSAVAGVAALASLPLLAAEVATGRFFWPTLQGWLILVYVGLLPSFVSQILFIRAVELIGPARASVFLNLNPVFGPALAVWVLSEPVGAYHALALAMVLGGIWIAERLGARR; from the coding sequence ATGTCCGCTTCCCCTTCTGCCGCTGCGCGTGGTGCTTTTTGGCGTGGCCTTTACCAGCGCCCGGCCCTGCTTCTGATCGTGACCACCCTCATCTGGGGCAGCAATGCCGTCGCGGCGCGCCTGGCCGTGGGCCATGTGTCTCCCATGATGCTCACCACGGCGCGCTGGAGCATCGCCTGCATCGCGCTGTGGTTCGTCGCGCGCCAACAGGTGGCGCAGCACCTGCCTGCGCTGCGGGGGCGCTGGACATATCTGGCGCTCATGGGCGTCAGCGGTTTTACCGCTTTCAACGCGCTGTTCTACGCTGCAGCCCACCACACCACGGCCGTCAATCTGGCGCTGATCCAGGGAATGATTCCGGTGCTGGTGTTGCTGGGCGGTGTGCTGTTTCTGGGGCTGCGTGTCACTGCATTGCAGATGGCAGGTGTGGTGATTACGCTGGCGGGTGTGGCCATCGTGGCCTCGCGGGGCACTTGGGCCGTGCTGGCGGCGCTTGACTTCAACAGGGGCGACCTGTGGATCCTGCTGGCCTCGGTGCTGTATGCCGGCTACACGCTGGGGCTCAGGTCCCGGCCGCCGGTGCCTCCGCTGGTTTTCTTCTCTGCGGTGGCGGGCGTGGCGGCTCTGGCCTCCTTGCCACTGCTGGCGGCCGAAGTGGCGACCGGGCGCTTTTTCTGGCCGACGCTGCAGGGCTGGCTCATTCTGGTTTACGTGGGGCTGCTGCCGTCTTTTGTTTCGCAGATCCTTTTCATCCGCGCGGTGGAGCTGATCGGCCCGGCGCGTGCCAGTGTGTTCCTCAACCTCAACCCCGTTTTCGGCCCTGCGCTGGCCGTGTGGGTTCTCAGCGAGCCTGTGGGGGCGTACCACGCACTGGCGCTGGCAATGGTGCTGGGTGGCATCTGGATCGCGGAGCGGCTAGGCGCGCGGCGCTGA
- a CDS encoding response regulator, with translation MNTAIPPSPWVQAPPGAALDRTDSDVVLIVDDVPDNLAVLHDALDESGYTVLVATHGEAALQRAAQALPDIVLLDAMMPGMDGFEVARRLKANPATAHIPIIFMTGLTETEHLVAALEAGGVDYVTKPIKPREVMARMGVHLGAARKARQDARQAREARNALDAFGYASITVRASDGRIVWQTPLARELLQSYFGEVGPDGAPTAFGQWAPEPVQAWLRRHVLADNAAELLAASLAEPPRLAVEQGARRLTFRLHQQAGDSAGGGDWLIVMREVSDAKIIESMSLSFKLTAREAEVLYWVVKGKINRDIGDILGASPATVKKHLERVFAKLGVETRTAAAAMAMNRIRQLHPQFEG, from the coding sequence ATGAACACCGCAATTCCCCCTTCGCCCTGGGTGCAAGCCCCACCGGGCGCAGCGCTGGACCGCACCGACAGCGACGTGGTGCTGATCGTGGACGATGTGCCCGACAACCTGGCCGTGCTGCACGATGCGCTCGACGAATCGGGCTACACCGTGTTGGTGGCCACCCATGGCGAGGCCGCGTTGCAGCGCGCGGCCCAGGCCCTGCCCGACATTGTTTTGCTCGACGCCATGATGCCGGGAATGGATGGCTTTGAAGTGGCACGGCGGCTCAAGGCCAACCCCGCCACGGCGCACATCCCCATCATCTTCATGACCGGGCTCACTGAGACCGAGCACCTGGTGGCTGCGCTGGAGGCAGGCGGTGTGGACTACGTCACCAAGCCCATCAAACCGCGCGAGGTCATGGCCCGTATGGGCGTGCACCTGGGGGCGGCCCGCAAGGCGCGGCAGGACGCGCGCCAGGCCCGCGAGGCGCGCAATGCACTCGACGCCTTTGGCTACGCCAGCATCACGGTGCGCGCGTCGGACGGCCGCATCGTGTGGCAGACCCCGCTGGCGCGCGAGCTGCTGCAAAGCTACTTCGGCGAAGTGGGGCCCGACGGTGCACCCACCGCATTTGGCCAATGGGCGCCCGAGCCTGTGCAGGCCTGGCTGCGCCGCCATGTGCTGGCCGACAACGCGGCCGAGCTGTTGGCGGCGTCCCTGGCCGAGCCGCCGCGCCTGGCCGTGGAGCAGGGTGCACGCCGCCTCACCTTCCGGCTGCACCAGCAGGCGGGTGACAGCGCTGGCGGCGGCGACTGGCTCATCGTGATGCGCGAGGTGTCGGACGCCAAGATCATCGAATCCATGAGCCTGTCCTTCAAGCTCACCGCCCGCGAGGCCGAGGTGCTGTACTGGGTCGTCAAGGGCAAGATCAACCGCGACATCGGCGACATCCTTGGCGCCAGCCCCGCCACGGTCAAGAAGCACCTGGAGCGCGTTTTTGCCAAGCTGGGGGTGGAGACCCGCACGGCCGCTGCGGCGATGGCGATGAACCGCATCCGACAGCTGCATCCGCAGTTTGAGGGGTAG